Genomic DNA from Acuticoccus sp. MNP-M23:
ACCTCCACCACGCCGGCGGACTGCTGGTCCAGGGGACGGGTCAACGTTTCGGCCAGAAGGTCGATGCCGATGATGTCGAGCCCGATCAGCCGGCCGATGCGTTCGGCTGCGAAGCGCACGTCGGGGTGGACATCGTCGGTAAGGTCGGTGGCGGTGCCGCCTGTCGAAAGGTTCGCGGTCGACTTCAGCAGGAAGATCTCGCCCTGGGGCAGGACGCTTTCCAGCGTGAGCCCGGCCTGCGCAATCAGCCGCTCGGTCTGCTGATCGACGAAGATCTGCGTGAGCAGGTTTTCGTGGCCGACGCCGCGGCGCGGATCCTTGTTCTCGCGGTCGATCAGCTGCTGCAGAGTGGACGTGCCATCGCCCTCCACGTGGGCGGGCCTGCGTCGTGCCGCGGCGACAAGCTTGCCGTCCACCACCAAGAGGCGGTGATCCTCGCCCTTGATGTACTTCTCCACGACGACACTTGCATTGCGCGCGTAAGCGGCGTCGAAGCCTTCCTTCAGCTCGTTCTCGTCGGTGATGTTGGTGGTCACGCCGCGTCCGTGGTTGCCCACCAGCGGCTTGGTGACGACGGGATAGCCGATGCTTTGCGCCGCGGCGACGGCCTCTTCGAAGGTGTAGGTGATCGAGCCCCAGGGCACCGGGATGCCGGCTTCGCCGAGGATCTTCTTTGTCCAGTCCTTGTCGTCGGCGATGGAGGAGCCGATCAGGCTGGTCTTTGCCGTAACGGTCGCCTGGAAGCGCTGCTGGCGGTTGCCGTGGCCGAGCTGGATATAGCTCGCGTCCTCGGTCAGCCGCACGTAGGGGATGCCCCGCTTGCGGGCGGCCTGCACTATGGAATTGGTCGACGGCCCCAGCATGTTGGCGTCGCGCACTTCCTTCAGGCGTTCGATCACCGGCCCCAGATCGGCCGTCTGCCCGTCGTAGAGGCGCTCGACGATGGCGACCGCCTCGACCCCGGCGGCAATCCCGCACGCTTCGTCCCGGTAGCGGTAGACCACGTTGTAGACGCAAGGCTCGTAGCTATCGACCGTCTTGCCGTAGCCGACCGTGAAGCCGATCAGATTCTGCAGCTCAATCGCGACGTGTTCCACAACGTGGCCGGCATAGGTGCCGGCCTCGACGCGCTGGAGAAAGCCGCCGGGCACGCCGACAGAGCAGCGATGGTCGTAAAGCGACGGCAGGACGGCCTTCAGGTTGTCCAGAAAGCCCGGCACTTCGTTGCTCGGCCGGTGGTTGAGGTCGCCAATGTCGAGCCGCATGAGGATTGCGGGGTAGCCACTGTAGTAGTTTGGTCCACGCAAAGCCCGATGGCTGACAATTTTCACGCGCGTTCCTTAGTTATTCTCAAGATCGGATGGGGAGAGGAACCGGCGCTTGCGCACATCGTAGCCAAATCCACTGGTGAGAGCGTGCATAATAACGTGCTCGACCGCAACCGGCTCGCCGTCGCTCAATTCAAAGACATTCGATACGCGCAGTTCAGAGCTGTCGACGATGATGACGTGGCCGTTGCCGATCGCTTCGAGGATCGGCCCTTCGTGGATGATGACCCCCGCATCCTCGCCGATACCGATGCCGAGATATTCCGGGTTCGTCGTCCCCACCTCCATCAACCGGGTGAAGCGGCCCCTTTCCAGGAAATGGCTGTCGATGATGACGCCGTGCACGAACGCCAGGCCGGAACTCATCTTGACCGCGCCCTTGCGCAGGGCGTCGGCGGCGTGGCCGTTGTAGATCATGGTCGCCGACATGGCGGCGGCGCCGGCGCTGGTGCCGGCGATCACCGCGCCCTGTTCGCGCCGTTGGCGGATTGCGGCGAGAAGCGGCGAGCCGCCGAGAATGTGGGTGAGGCGGAGCTGGTCGCCGCCCGTGAGGAAAATCACGTTGCACCGCTCGATGGCTTCGATCAGCTCGGGCCTTCCGGCATCGGCGCGAGTGCGAACGTCGAGATTGTGGACAGCCTTCGCGCCCAGTCGGCCGAAGGTTTCGTCATAGGTGGCGAACGTCTCGTCGGGATAGCCGCTCGCCGTGGCGATGACGCCGACCTCGCACGCCGACGGGTCCGGCGCGAGGCCGAGAACGCGCCGCAGGATGACCGCTTCGGATGTCTTGTCCTCGGCGCCGCCGATGGCAACCAGCACGCCGCGGGACTTGTTGTCGGTAAGATCGTTGAACAAGGCGACCGTGGCCTTCCAAGTAAGGCGCTGAGGGTGCGCCGGAATCATCTAAGCCAGCCGGCGGACGCGATTGCAACCGCTCTCACGCTCGACCGGACC
This window encodes:
- the cphA gene encoding cyanophycin synthetase yields the protein MKIVSHRALRGPNYYSGYPAILMRLDIGDLNHRPSNEVPGFLDNLKAVLPSLYDHRCSVGVPGGFLQRVEAGTYAGHVVEHVAIELQNLIGFTVGYGKTVDSYEPCVYNVVYRYRDEACGIAAGVEAVAIVERLYDGQTADLGPVIERLKEVRDANMLGPSTNSIVQAARKRGIPYVRLTEDASYIQLGHGNRQQRFQATVTAKTSLIGSSIADDKDWTKKILGEAGIPVPWGSITYTFEEAVAAAQSIGYPVVTKPLVGNHGRGVTTNITDENELKEGFDAAYARNASVVVEKYIKGEDHRLLVVDGKLVAAARRRPAHVEGDGTSTLQQLIDRENKDPRRGVGHENLLTQIFVDQQTERLIAQAGLTLESVLPQGEIFLLKSTANLSTGGTATDLTDDVHPDVRFAAERIGRLIGLDIIGIDLLAETLTRPLDQQSAGVVEVNAGPGFRMHLSPTHGKGRPVGEAVVDMLFPDPGDARIPITAITGTNGKTTTTRLIAHILRYAGRHVGMATTGAIEIDNHVVMRGDYSGPQSAQIVLQEPSVDHAVLEVARGGIMRRGLGFDECDVGVLTNIASDHLGDYDVHTLDELARCKTVVTYAVKESGTAVLNADDPRVFDQGTYWARGKIAYFTMNPDNPDLAGHIAGHGVVVTVRGGRIVLRQGEVEAEIVEVNDVPIAFEGHAVFNVQNAMAAAAAAHAHGLSLGDIRMGLTTFHPTPTQLPGRSNLIEADGVRCLIDYGHNVPALAALAPLVRGLQGKRVIGVASAPGNRRDEDLSALGRQLGEMSDILFICETHARQREVGEAAGLLRAGAEEAGSCRVTLELAEHDAIGRAMDEAKEGDLLLLLVDDVDGTIQRLKGRSFREKAAVAAQ
- a CDS encoding cyanophycinase; its protein translation is MFNDLTDNKSRGVLVAIGGAEDKTSEAVILRRVLGLAPDPSACEVGVIATASGYPDETFATYDETFGRLGAKAVHNLDVRTRADAGRPELIEAIERCNVIFLTGGDQLRLTHILGGSPLLAAIRQRREQGAVIAGTSAGAAAMSATMIYNGHAADALRKGAVKMSSGLAFVHGVIIDSHFLERGRFTRLMEVGTTNPEYLGIGIGEDAGVIIHEGPILEAIGNGHVIIVDSSELRVSNVFELSDGEPVAVEHVIMHALTSGFGYDVRKRRFLSPSDLENN